AGTTCGGGCTGGATGTGATCCGGATCGGTCGCGCGGGCGACTTGGGCAAGTTCCTGGATGCGGAACCAGAGGGTTTGACGGTTTTCGAAGACAACCGTCACCGCCGGCCCGATCGGGAGCCGCCGACAGCGGTCGAGATACTGGAACTGCCGTTCCACCGCGTGGTCGGCAGCACTCGGGGGGAAATCGTCCGGGGCGAACACGTCCGCAAGGCTCAGCGCGTTCATGAGTAGGGACTTCCTACAAGCACCGCGCGGTCGCCGGCCGGGACGGCACCAACGCAGTGACGGATACGCGACCTCCGGGCCAGTCAAGACCAAATTTCCTCTTACTCTATTCTTGCGACGTACTCCCCGGCACGGACGGATTTTTCGAATAAGTTTTCGTGAAGTTCCCAGACGGTGCCGTTAAAACACAAACCGCCGCACCCAAAACGGGCACGGCGGGTGAATGAAGTGGTGAAAATCGACGCGATCAGTCGGACCCACTCAACGCGTTAAGTGCTTCCTGCCGCGTCTCATACAGCGCCCACAAGGTGTCCAGAGCGGTGGTCCGAAGCAGCTCGCGAATCCGCTGATTGACGCCGGCGAGTACCAGCTCACTCCCCCGCTGTTTGATGAGTAAGTGGCAGCGGAGCAGGAAGGTAATAAACGCCGACCCAAAGTAGCGCACGCCCGCGAGGTCGACGATGAGGTGCGACGGCGGGTCTTCCTTGAGGGGCGCGAGAACCATGGCCGCGGCCGGCTGAATCAAGTTATCCGGCAGTTGCTCGACTTCCGGCGAGGGAACGATTACCGCCACGTCGCCGTGACGCTTGACTTGGAAGTATTCGTTCGCCAGCTGGGCGGTCATATCGTTAGCCATTCGCAGAACCTCGAATAAAACGGGGGGCGATCCGTGTCACCAAGCGTAGCCGTGCAAGAAAGGCGAATCAAGCGCCGCGATGAGGATGGAGGGACTTTCTCAAGTTCCGGCCTCGTGAGCGGTTGAATATTGCGGCGGTCGAGGCGCGGCCGTTCGTTAGGGGTTACCGAGTCAACACCCGATTCGTCGTTTTCGAAACAAAAGCGATTTAACACTCAACCCCGCCCCCACCGCGTCAGCGGGATGGATCGGTTAGGGTGGGTTCGTTTTCCGACCCTATGACCGTGAGCTAGTCCGCGAACCAGTACGGCTCGAATAGCGGCCGGGCGGACGTCTCGACCACGAAAACGAACTGCTGCCGGTGCCGGTGCCATTCGGACCGCAACACTCGCCGGGCGCCTCACCAGTCGGACAGTCGTACCCTAGGCTGATCGGAAGTCAGGCTGGCCGTGGTTTCGGGTTCATCCCGGATCTGGTACGGTTTTTCCCGGGGCCGAGTCGGTCCCGAGGAACTTCCGCCGTAGCCACTGGACCGTCGACCCGAACATCTGTTTCGCCCACGTCTGAACGACCTTCTCGGGAACCCGCTCGAGGTCGCCCTGGATCTGCTCCGGGGTAGTCGTCCCGATCATGGCCCCCAACCCCACGCTCAACCCCGTCAACCCACTGGCCGATTGGTCCCCGGACAAGCGCTTGAGAACCCCGAACGCGGATTCCACGATCTCCGTACTCCCGACCAGCCGTTCGCCCGGGTGGGCCGCCCGGGTCTCCCGACCGACGTACGCCCGCAACCGGTTCCGCAAGCGTTCCGTGGTCGGATGGTCGCGGGTCGCCAACGGTTCCCACGCCTCGGCGACCAGGGCCGGGGTCCGGGCGCCGAACCCCTCGACCCGGACCACCCGGACGGTCGCCTGGGCCAGCGCGTGTTGGTCGGCCCAGACCGGCAGCGCCGCCGCGTACCCGGCCACCCACCCGTAGTGCGCCACCACGTCCGCATCCGGTTCCGCGGCCTGCAACTTCCGCAGAACGAACGGGCCGAACCGGACGAACGCGGCCACACTCAGGTACCGTCCCCGAGCCCGCAACGTTGGGGCCATCAGGTGCGCCGACCGGGTCTGGCGAATCGCCGCCGCGGTGGCCGCCATCTGGCGGGTGAACGCCGCCCACTGGGGATCGCCCTCCCAGTAGTGCTTGAGCAGGTTAGCCGCGACGTGGGTCACGTCCGCCACCCCGACGGTGTCCGGATACCGGACCCGGAAGTCCTGAATGCCGGCCCGCCATTCGGTCGCCCCGTCGGACACGATCTGCCGCGGCGGCCCGGTCCGGGCGACCGCGTCGGCCAGCGCGGTGGCGACCTGCGCGCGGTTCGTGGTGGCCATCGGAACCAGGGCCAGGAGATGCACATCAGCCAACGGGAGGGGGCGGACCCCGAACGGCACCTGATCGAGTGGGATGCCAAAGATGGCGAACAATTTCTGGTGACCGATCTGGAGGGTGTGGTCGATCAGCCACGCCCACGAGTGGTCGTGGGCCAGGGGGCGCGTGAGGTGGGCGTACCCGAGTCGGACGACCCACGACCGGACGGTGGTCGGGCACGGCGTCCGGTCGGTGTCCAGGGCGGTCGGCCCGGCGGCGGCCACGACGGCCAGCGCGGCGGCCGTTCCGCGGAACGACAACCCGGCCTGCCGGACGAGGGCGACGGCGAGACCGATGACGGCGACGGGGTATTGGCCGCCGCGGGGGGACAAATCTTTTTGGGGGCGCGACATCGCCCGCGTCGGCCCCATCCGGGCGATACCGGGCGACTTCCTGTTCGAGGTGGTCGACCCGTTGTTGCAGGTGGTCGACCCGCTGTTGCAGGTCCTCGGCCCGCTGACGATGACGTTGGCGGGACGCGACGAGATCCCGGACGCGGATGGTCAAGGCTTTCTGTTCGGCTTTGCGGGCGGCCGCTTTCGCTTTCCAGGCGTCCCGCGAGCGGACCAGTTTGGGGATCAGAATCCGGGGCGGGGTGTGGAATGCCGTTGCGGTTGCCATGCGAGCCTCGTGCCCGACAAGCGGGAAACAGTTCCCGGAAGTAGAATCGCGCGAATAATCCGCGACAAGCCCAACTTCCGATCAGCCTAGTCGTACCCGGTGACAACCGCTGGTCGGGGCGGGCGGGTGGCGATGGCGGGACGCACCGGCGCGATTCGATTTTCGGGAATTGCTGCCACCACACGGTTCACGCCTCCCGCAATCCCGACAAAGGGTGGGGGCACCAGCACTCATTCGGAAGCAGACGGACTCGACGTTGTCGCCCCGCACGGATCGGCCCTCTAACTTGAGACTAACCCCGGTGTGATGGGGCCACCGCGCTAGATCGCAGCCAATTCTCTGCCGAAAAAACCGTGCCAGACCAATGTGAAAGTGACGGGGAAGGGTTTTTGCGCTTTTCGCACCTTTTAACGCGTTTGGTGAGAGAGTACAGACAAAGACACAACTGCAGGAGGGAACGAGGCGTCGATATGTCCGTATTTCGTGATCGATCGTGCACAAGCACACAAATACAAGATAAGGGGTCTTGAACTTTTTGCGCCCGTCAGCTCGCGCTCTTTAAGCGAACATAGACAATGGCACGAGTTCAGGCGAGGGTTGTGCGGCGTCGGCCGGAACTTCGCGGCGGCGCAGCGTAAGACAAGTACCCGGGGGCTTCGGAACGGTGGTGACCGCGAACTCCCTCCGGCACCGCGTTGCCCCCATACTCGTCTCAACGATCACGCCTGGTACTGCTGCATCTCCTCCTCGATGCTCTTGCGCAGCTCCATTAACCGCCTGGCGTATTGTTCCTGCGCCCGATCCTCTTCCGTCTCCGGTGTCCACGACGACACCGGGACCGGCTCGCCGTTGCTGTTCACGGCGACGAAGATGATGACGCAGTGCGTGGTGTGGGTGCGGTCCCCGCCGCGCGGGTCGGCCGCCCGCACGTTGACGGCCACGTGCATGCTGGTCCGGCCGGTGTAGATGACCCGGGCGTTCACCTCGACCATGTGCCCGATGGGGATGGGCTTGAGGAACCGAATACCGCCGACGTACGCGGTGACACAATACTGCCCGCTCCAGCCGACGGCGCAGGCATAGCCGGCCTGGTCGATCCACTTCATCACGGCGCCGCCGTGGACCTTCCCGCCGAAGTTGACGTCCGTCGGTTCCGCCAGGAACCGCAGGGTAATTTCGCGCTGCCGCTCGCTCACGCTGCCACCTCGACTCTTCTTGTTAGACCTAAGTTCCCGATGCGGTCGTAAACGACATAGAGGTTTTCAGCCTGGATGCCTTCGACCAACCGTGCCCGCCGCCCGGCTATCGCCGGCTGTGACGTTAGCCATCGCGGCCCGGGATTTGATCCGGGGCCGCGATGGCTGAGTCATTCAAACTTACCCTTCCTAACCGGGGTGGAATTAGACTTCAATCTTTTTGTGGTTAGCACGATCCAACATTCTGGACCGGACACGGAATTTTTTCTGCATGTGAGGTCGCCCGGCGAGACACTACACGGGTAGGTAGACTCAGAGCCTGTGAATCAAACCCCGCCGATTCGTTGAAAAATAAGGACTTACGTCGCAAAAACGGGGTTTGATTCACAGGCTCTCAGGAGAACTCCATGAAACCCCGAATCCCGACCATTCTCAACTGCTTGGTGTCCACCGATGCGGTGGCCGACGCCGACCTTCTCGTCAGATTTGCTACGAGCCAAGACGCAGCCGCGTTCGAACTACTCGTGTGGCGACACGCGGGGATGGTTCTGCGAGTCTGCCGAGGGATTCTCCGCGATCATCACGCTGCCGAGGATGCCTGCCAGGCGACCTTCCTCGCGCTTTCCCGACAGGCAGGCACGGTGGGCCGCGGATCGGTTGTCGGGTGGCTCTACCGGGTGGCTCGGCGGGTGGCAATGCGCGCTGCTGCGCGAACGGCGCCCCGGGGGCTCTGTGTCGTCGCCACGCAGCCCCACCTTTTCGCCCAGTTTCCCGCCCCACCGACGCTCGATTCAGATCCGGCCACCCTTCGGGCATTAAACGATGAAGTAGCCGGGCTACCCGAGCGGTACAGAGATCCAATAATCCTGTGCTTCTTCGAGGAGCTAACGCATAAGGCCGCTGCCGATCGGCTCGGGGTACCGGTCGGGACACTTGCTGCCCGCGTCTCACGGGCGAAGGACCGGCTTCGTCGGCGCCTTTACGCGCGCGGATTCAGTGTGTCGATCGGAATGCTATTTGCCGCGTTGGCGCCCGAATCGGCGGTGGCAACGTCCACCTTTGTCAGCGCGACAACCCGAGCCGCAATTACGTTCGCGTTGGGAGGCGATTCTGGGTTGTCGGAAACCATTCTCAAACTGGCCGAAGGAGCCTCTCGTACCATGATCCCGGCAAAAATTCGGTGGGCTGTCGTTGCGTTCGCCGTGTGCGTATCCACACTGGGCGTGTTGTGGGTCGCCGGAGGACAGGAATTGCCGAAGCAGCCACTGGCCGCGGTGAAGTCCGTACCAATGCCAGTGGATGGCCCTCCATTCCGCTATAAGAAAGTTTCGCTTGAGGCCGACGACTTGGCCGAGGCGATGGGACTGAACGTCTACAAGTTCCGAGTCGGTATCCGTTCACGGGCTCCGACTCACGTGATCTGCGCCTGGATTTTTAAGGGCATTTCGCGATGAACTCACGCGGGCGATGTTGTCGGTCAGGCCGCTACGGGGACGAGTGAGGGTCGTGCGGTCCCATTCCGGTCGGCCACGACCGCGGCCGTCAGGAACGCCAGGATGTTCC
The DNA window shown above is from Fimbriiglobus ruber and carries:
- a CDS encoding STAS domain-containing protein; the encoded protein is MANDMTAQLANEYFQVKRHGDVAVIVPSPEVEQLPDNLIQPAAAMVLAPLKEDPPSHLIVDLAGVRYFGSAFITFLLRCHLLIKQRGSELVLAGVNQRIRELLRTTALDTLWALYETRQEALNALSGSD
- a CDS encoding acyl-CoA thioesterase, with the protein product MSERQREITLRFLAEPTDVNFGGKVHGGAVMKWIDQAGYACAVGWSGQYCVTAYVGGIRFLKPIPIGHMVEVNARVIYTGRTSMHVAVNVRAADPRGGDRTHTTHCVIIFVAVNSNGEPVPVSSWTPETEEDRAQEQYARRLMELRKSIEEEMQQYQA